In uncultured Methanobacterium sp., a genomic segment contains:
- a CDS encoding PQQ-binding-like beta-propeller repeat protein: protein MLRKYYANLILKKFPFLMVIITLICISALGCVSAADNITNSTNSTDLADSPWPSYHNDANSTGQSDYNGPQTNTTKWTFNNLTVYGSAVIGADGTVYVGGYDGVLYVFDKDGILQWTWTTRSEILGSPTLGNDGTIYISNWMNSTTYAISSNGTLIWKCNTGDYNFGSSPVIGSDGTIYVAVTNATTGSLCAISNSGTLKWKYTMGLLYGTSPVIGSDGTIYIVDYDGIVYAINPDGTLKWSFRLIKTGTNNRPIYYVSMRYDSLSIGPDGTIYVANSGTSTVSGGTPFNWYYLFAIVDDGVNGSLKWVYNNNYNDQSGSPYISILEPIYGVPAISSSGTIYLVSASKVYAISSSGTLLWIYDTGGSAGEGLTSAIVGKNGTIYVGGRNGLFALIDNGSSATLKWHYDTGDIAGSPSISSDGTLYVGTTTGTFYAFNDLSTNFDVDVNKTTVSFSGNTTGTPQSWEWDFGDGSTNSTGQNTTHSYTKAGTYTVTLTVTLTDNTILKRLKTVTIEEMDIIPPTVTVNQTGGTYYSPQTVSLTATDDKSNATIYYTVDGTDPLSSSTRKIYSGPINITETTTLKFAAVDGAGNWSPVGTEIYTIINIIYVQNASFYGSGTLNSQVQQILDDAPVGSNIVFLGQLYEGLHLNINKKLFLISTSGTTVSGTDLTAIFLINGTQASGTEIIGFNIINTGSGSGILVNNSSNVTICDVQVTSSSGTAVLINGCTNITLASSSIINSFNGIDVNNSNNTQILGSSIQNNTGEGVIIESSNNILLNQDQISGNTKRGVRIFNSSNVVVNNSTISTNGQDAGYTSNEGGIFVQGSDQVNITSNQIVNNSQGITTQDISNTLMDSNSIINNFGEGILLTGYARDLTIQNNDIEQNANGIKINYNENSANVTIEGNTLTNNVKRFPTEISSGGEDNGDGISFGTEYRLISGEDISHNVILGNEHFDVRAAEAQVTPSLGSNWYGGNPHLCPAIKYAPAMYFKIIRTGLNTYTVQFFDGVTNTLVGNMPSRGVTFYSNDFSKSVLASGGEASTDIPIPELSSNVWVDVDGIKVSSLFDIPVAGGGGKQDRQEGYTGYAAGSGNGKTGDGPGTGNGNIPGSASSSGASGSSSSNGASTGSLAVAAGATASAAGASGQNQGSGGSQAKTVQELITDEVKKNPEFWGIIAVILLLIIVIGAYYRKDIMNMIEKSRK from the coding sequence TTGTTGAGAAAATATTATGCAAATTTAATTTTAAAAAAATTTCCATTTTTAATGGTAATTATAACTTTAATTTGCATTTCTGCCTTAGGCTGTGTGAGTGCTGCTGATAATATCACCAACTCCACTAATTCTACTGATCTTGCGGATTCTCCATGGCCTAGCTATCATAACGATGCCAATAGTACAGGTCAGTCTGATTACAATGGTCCGCAAACCAACACCACCAAATGGACCTTCAATAACTTAACTGTTTACGGGTCTGCAGTGATAGGGGCTGACGGCACTGTTTATGTAGGCGGTTATGATGGTGTTCTCTATGTTTTTGATAAAGATGGTATTCTTCAGTGGACCTGGACTACTCGCAGTGAGATATTGGGCTCACCTACCCTGGGTAATGATGGTACAATTTATATCAGTAACTGGATGAACAGTACCACCTATGCCATAAGTTCCAATGGAACACTCATCTGGAAGTGCAACACTGGGGACTATAACTTCGGCTCTTCACCGGTAATTGGATCTGATGGAACTATTTATGTTGCAGTTACCAATGCCACAACCGGTAGTTTATGTGCAATTTCAAATTCAGGAACTCTTAAATGGAAATACACAATGGGATTATTATATGGAACCTCTCCAGTGATTGGATCTGATGGCACGATTTACATCGTGGATTATGATGGTATTGTGTACGCCATAAATCCTGATGGGACATTAAAATGGTCCTTTCGGCTTATAAAGACAGGTACTAATAATCGCCCAATTTATTATGTTAGCATGCGTTACGATTCACTTTCGATTGGTCCGGATGGCACGATTTATGTGGCAAATAGTGGAACCAGTACTGTATCTGGGGGAACACCCTTTAACTGGTATTATCTTTTTGCCATAGTGGATGATGGTGTTAATGGGTCATTAAAATGGGTTTATAACAATAATTATAATGATCAAAGTGGTAGCCCGTATATTAGTATTTTAGAGCCGATTTATGGTGTTCCTGCGATCAGTTCTTCTGGGACGATATATTTGGTCAGTGCCAGTAAGGTTTACGCTATTAGTTCCAGTGGGACATTACTATGGATTTATGATACAGGAGGATCTGCAGGGGAAGGTTTGACCTCTGCTATAGTTGGTAAGAATGGAACCATTTATGTTGGGGGCCGTAATGGATTATTCGCCTTAATTGATAATGGGTCCAGTGCAACACTCAAATGGCATTATGATACCGGTGACATAGCTGGTTCCCCATCCATTAGTAGTGATGGAACCCTTTATGTGGGGACAACCACTGGCACTTTCTATGCATTCAATGATCTATCTACCAATTTTGATGTGGATGTCAACAAAACAACTGTAAGTTTTTCAGGCAACACTACCGGCACTCCCCAATCATGGGAATGGGATTTTGGTGATGGAAGCACCAATTCAACTGGACAAAACACCACACATAGCTACACTAAGGCTGGAACCTATACAGTAACCTTAACTGTTACTTTAACCGACAATACTATTCTTAAAAGACTAAAAACTGTAACTATTGAAGAGATGGACATTATTCCTCCAACCGTTACTGTTAACCAGACTGGGGGTACATATTACAGTCCCCAAACAGTCTCCTTAACTGCTACAGATGATAAAAGTAATGCAACAATCTATTACACTGTGGATGGAACCGATCCCCTATCCAGCAGCACCAGGAAAATTTATTCAGGCCCTATCAATATAACTGAAACCACAACCTTGAAATTTGCAGCTGTGGATGGGGCGGGTAACTGGAGCCCGGTTGGTACCGAAATTTACACCATAATAAACATAATTTATGTGCAGAATGCATCCTTTTATGGTAGTGGGACGTTAAACAGCCAGGTACAGCAAATATTGGATGATGCACCAGTAGGAAGTAACATAGTATTTTTAGGTCAGTTATACGAGGGTTTACACTTAAACATCAACAAAAAACTGTTTCTGATAAGTACATCCGGAACTACAGTGTCTGGAACAGACCTAACTGCAATTTTCCTGATTAATGGAACACAGGCATCAGGAACTGAAATAATTGGATTTAACATTATAAATACCGGTTCAGGATCGGGAATACTTGTAAATAACTCTAGCAACGTCACTATATGTGATGTTCAAGTTACTTCAAGTAGTGGAACTGCAGTCCTTATAAATGGATGTACAAATATCACTCTTGCCAGCAGTTCAATTATTAACTCTTTCAATGGGATTGATGTTAACAACAGCAATAACACCCAGATTCTTGGTAGTTCTATCCAGAATAACACGGGTGAGGGTGTTATAATAGAATCATCTAACAATATACTCTTAAATCAGGACCAGATCAGTGGTAACACCAAGAGGGGAGTTAGGATATTTAATTCATCTAATGTTGTGGTTAACAACTCTACTATATCCACTAATGGGCAGGATGCAGGTTACACATCAAATGAGGGTGGAATATTTGTTCAGGGGTCAGATCAAGTTAACATCACCAGTAACCAGATCGTTAATAACAGTCAAGGAATAACCACTCAGGATATATCCAACACACTTATGGATTCCAATTCCATAATCAACAACTTTGGTGAAGGAATATTGCTCACAGGATATGCAAGAGACCTTACTATTCAAAACAATGATATAGAGCAAAATGCCAATGGAATTAAAATTAACTACAATGAGAACAGTGCAAATGTAACCATTGAGGGGAACACGTTAACCAATAACGTGAAGAGATTTCCAACAGAGATATCAAGTGGTGGTGAAGACAACGGTGATGGAATTTCATTTGGTACGGAGTATAGGTTAATCTCTGGAGAGGACATCAGTCACAATGTCATTTTGGGCAATGAACATTTTGATGTGAGGGCAGCCGAAGCACAAGTTACTCCGAGCTTGGGATCCAACTGGTATGGGGGCAATCCTCATCTTTGTCCTGCAATTAAGTATGCTCCTGCAATGTATTTCAAGATAATCCGAACTGGACTCAATACTTACACTGTGCAATTTTTTGATGGGGTGACTAATACTCTGGTAGGGAACATGCCCTCTCGTGGGGTAACATTTTACTCAAATGATTTTTCTAAATCTGTTTTAGCAAGCGGTGGGGAAGCTAGCACTGATATCCCTATTCCGGAACTTTCAAGTAATGTTTGGGTGGATGTTGATGGGATTAAAGTTTCATCACTTTTTGACATTCCAGTAGCTGGAGGGGGCGGGAAGCAGGATCGTCAAGAAGGTTATACTGGATATGCAGCAGGTAGTGGAAATGGAAAAACTGGTGACGGGCCTGGAACAGGTAATGGAAACATTCCTGGAAGCGCATCAAGCTCGGGGGCTTCAGGAAGTTCCAGCAGTAATGGGGCATCTACTGGCTCTTTAGCAGTGGCTGCGGGTGCAACGGCATCTGCTGCAGGGGCTTCAGGTCAAAATCAGGGCTCAGGTGGAAGTCAGGCTAAAACTGTTCAGGAACTCATAACTGATGAGGTCAAGAAGAATCCAGAGTTCTGGGGAATAATCGCTGTTATTCTGCTTCTTATCATTGTAATTGGTGCTTATTACCGTAAAGACATCATGAATATGATTGAAAAATCCAGAAAATAA
- a CDS encoding PQQ-binding-like beta-propeller repeat protein: protein MKSLKIYLLVVIFVIFFVSAVGCASAADNETNSTALADSDWPSFHNDANNTGQSDYSGPQTNTTKWTFSNLTVYGSAVIGSDGMVYVGGNDGVLYVFNKEGILQWTWATRSQIFGSPTLGNDGTIYVSNWMNSTTYAINPNGTLIWKYTTGDYNFGSSPVIGSDGTIYITVTTETTGTLYAISSSGVVKWKYSMGLLWGNSPVIGVDGTIYVVDYDGIMYAINPNGTLKWSYRLIKTGTNNRPIYYVNMRFDTPSIGPDGTIYVANSGTSTVSGGTLFKWYYLFAIVDDGVNGSLKWVYNRNYNDQGDNSSRSILEPVYGAPAISSTGTIYIVSASKIYAISPTGSLLWTYDTGGSDGNGLTSAVIGADGTIYVGGRNGLFALIDNGSSATLKWHYDTGDIAGSPAIGNNGTLYVGTTTGTFYAFNDIGSDFTVKIVNGTALTQQFTGTTTGIPASWKWDFGDGNTSNQQNPQHAYSKPGIYEITLNVTLNNGTILTRTRTVNIEEMDIIAPTADASLNSGTYDYTQNALLTATDNSGNVTIYYTTDGTDPRTSSTRKIYSNPLVINQATTLNFAAVDSSGNWSPAYTRVYNILHVVYVQDASYYNSQTLNSDIQSILDNVYSGSTVIFLGTFYENLQLVVNKQLNIISNVGTWIVTNSQGTAVFIIKGTQAAGTCINGFNIITNTTSCILVTNTSDVDISNVQATSNRGSAISINGSCNTTVQNSNLSNSSVGIQVSNSKDTQLNGNIISGNQKNGVDIENSTITTINGGTISNNLENGVNINNSHNTTINGTVITDNGQSAAVGSGKGAMYIAGSENVQVTNSQITGNGYGIFTNGINGVTIDHNTISDNVMDGVLLNGETLNSFISTNYIQRNRNGIQINGSNDHLTINGNLITDSRYADPDYMYSGQGVSFGAGSIPSSSLVLNHNLIENNPRRSIETRYGPNTYFKGSNWFTVPDCFHNTLDPQIGMKLIQTGDSSFKFVFYDGNDENEVVTDLVPIDVLFYLNDDMLIIKTTKGTIYLNYPVTELFGTMRAVVYGRSVAISIFNQPIASGANVTEGLKYHLSQPTKQDTIISQTSMNDGIQGGFRLISGSGSGSVFNGSGVFMTPAIGAIGAISNPASASNQGKTVQELVKENQDVTYGGIVLIILMIIIVGGVYYRKDIQSMIEKSRK from the coding sequence TTGAAAAGTTTAAAAATATATTTATTGGTCGTGATTTTCGTTATATTCTTTGTTTCTGCTGTAGGTTGTGCCAGCGCAGCAGATAATGAAACTAATTCCACAGCGCTAGCTGATTCAGATTGGCCCAGTTTTCATAATGATGCCAATAATACTGGCCAATCAGATTACAGTGGACCACAAACTAACACCACCAAATGGACCTTCTCTAATTTAACTGTATATGGTTCTGCAGTTATTGGTTCAGATGGCATGGTTTATGTGGGAGGTAACGATGGAGTGCTCTACGTTTTTAATAAAGAAGGAATCCTACAGTGGACCTGGGCTACTCGCAGTCAGATATTTGGTTCACCTACCCTGGGTAATGATGGTACTATTTATGTTAGTAACTGGATGAACAGTACCACTTATGCTATCAACCCCAATGGAACATTAATCTGGAAATACACTACTGGTGATTATAACTTCGGTTCTTCCCCGGTGATTGGGTCTGATGGGACGATTTACATCACCGTAACCACTGAAACTACCGGTACTTTGTATGCGATTTCCAGTTCTGGGGTTGTTAAATGGAAGTATTCCATGGGTTTGTTGTGGGGTAACTCTCCGGTGATTGGTGTGGATGGGACTATTTATGTGGTGGATTATGATGGTATTATGTATGCTATCAATCCCAATGGGACCTTAAAATGGTCTTATCGGCTTATAAAGACTGGTACTAATAATCGTCCAATTTATTATGTGAATATGCGTTTTGATACCCCTTCCATTGGTCCGGATGGTACTATTTACGTGGCAAACAGTGGAACCAGTACTGTATCTGGGGGAACACTCTTTAAGTGGTATTATCTCTTCGCTATTGTGGATGATGGTGTTAATGGGTCTTTAAAATGGGTTTATAACCGTAATTATAATGATCAAGGTGATAATTCATCTAGAAGTATTTTGGAGCCAGTTTACGGTGCTCCGGCTATCAGTTCCACTGGAACCATATACATTGTCAGTGCCAGTAAGATCTATGCTATAAGCCCTACTGGATCATTATTATGGACTTATGATACTGGAGGATCCGATGGGAATGGTTTAACATCTGCAGTGATTGGTGCGGATGGAACTATTTATGTTGGGGGTCGTAATGGTTTATTTGCCTTAATTGATAATGGGTCCAGTGCAACGCTCAAATGGCATTATGATACAGGTGACATAGCTGGGTCCCCGGCCATTGGTAATAATGGAACCCTTTATGTGGGGACTACCACTGGCACATTCTATGCATTCAACGATATTGGCTCTGATTTCACGGTAAAAATTGTAAATGGGACTGCTCTAACTCAACAGTTCACCGGCACGACCACTGGCATCCCCGCATCATGGAAATGGGATTTTGGTGATGGTAACACATCAAATCAGCAGAACCCGCAGCATGCCTACTCTAAACCCGGGATTTATGAAATTACTCTAAATGTAACATTAAACAACGGCACCATACTTACCCGAACCAGAACTGTAAACATTGAAGAGATGGACATCATAGCCCCAACAGCAGATGCCAGCTTAAATAGTGGAACTTACGATTACACACAAAATGCATTGTTAACTGCCACTGATAACTCGGGCAACGTAACGATTTATTACACGACCGACGGAACAGATCCACGAACCAGCAGCACCAGAAAAATCTACTCAAACCCTCTGGTTATAAACCAGGCAACCACCCTTAATTTTGCAGCTGTTGACAGTTCTGGAAACTGGAGTCCAGCATATACTAGGGTCTACAATATTTTGCATGTAGTTTACGTGCAGGATGCTTCTTATTACAATTCTCAAACTTTAAATAGTGATATACAATCTATACTGGATAATGTGTATTCTGGGAGTACTGTAATATTTTTAGGGACTTTTTATGAGAATCTGCAACTGGTTGTAAATAAACAGTTAAATATTATCAGTAATGTGGGAACCTGGATTGTAACCAATTCCCAGGGTACCGCAGTTTTCATTATTAAGGGAACCCAGGCCGCAGGAACTTGTATAAATGGATTTAACATAATTACCAACACCACTTCGTGCATACTTGTAACTAACACCAGTGATGTGGATATTTCTAATGTTCAGGCAACATCTAACCGGGGTTCAGCCATCAGCATCAACGGCAGTTGTAACACAACAGTTCAAAACAGTAATTTGAGTAATTCTTCTGTGGGAATTCAGGTTTCAAACAGTAAGGACACCCAACTAAATGGTAATATTATCTCTGGAAACCAGAAAAATGGTGTGGATATTGAAAACTCAACCATCACCACCATAAATGGAGGAACGATCTCTAATAATCTGGAAAACGGGGTGAATATTAACAATTCCCATAATACCACTATAAATGGTACTGTAATAACTGATAATGGGCAAAGCGCAGCTGTGGGCAGTGGTAAAGGTGCGATGTATATTGCAGGATCAGAAAATGTTCAGGTAACCAACAGCCAGATTACTGGAAACGGGTACGGGATATTCACTAATGGCATAAATGGAGTCACCATAGATCATAACACCATTTCAGATAATGTTATGGATGGGGTACTGTTAAATGGAGAAACATTAAACTCTTTTATCTCAACGAATTATATTCAAAGAAACCGTAATGGAATTCAGATCAACGGGTCCAATGATCACCTGACTATAAATGGAAATTTAATCACCGACAGCAGGTATGCTGATCCTGATTACATGTACAGTGGTCAGGGAGTTTCATTCGGTGCTGGTAGTATTCCTTCATCATCTCTAGTTCTAAATCACAATTTAATTGAAAATAATCCTCGAAGAAGCATAGAAACACGCTATGGGCCTAATACTTACTTCAAAGGTTCAAACTGGTTTACAGTGCCGGATTGTTTCCATAATACTTTGGATCCTCAGATAGGAATGAAGTTAATCCAGACCGGTGACAGTAGCTTCAAGTTCGTTTTTTATGATGGGAATGATGAAAATGAAGTTGTAACCGACCTAGTCCCCATCGATGTGTTATTTTACCTGAATGATGACATGCTAATAATCAAAACGACCAAGGGCACAATTTATCTGAATTATCCAGTCACGGAACTTTTTGGCACAATGAGGGCAGTTGTTTATGGTCGTTCAGTTGCCATATCCATCTTCAATCAGCCGATTGCTTCTGGTGCAAACGTTACAGAAGGACTGAAGTACCACCTATCCCAACCAACCAAACAGGACACAATAATTTCACAAACCAGTATGAATGATGGAATTCAGGGGGGTTTCAGGTTAATTTCTGGAAGCGGTTCAGGTAGCGTATTTAATGGTAGCGGTGTATTCATGACTCCAGCAATAGGAGCCATAGGTGCCATATCAAATCCTGCAAGTGCTTCAAATCAGGGTAAAACAGTTCAGGAACTGGTGAAAGAAAACCAGGATGTAACCTATGGGGGAATTGTTCTCATCATTTTGATGATTATAATTGTAGGAGGGGTGTACTACCGCAAAGATATCCAGTCAATGATTGAAAAATCCAGAAAATAA
- a CDS encoding right-handed parallel beta-helix repeat-containing protein, with protein sequence MILAVTTGVAFSEPVAAASYDVNSSMSNAQIQNIIDNAGLGDTINFLSGIYSNISLTITYAVNLISQGATLMGTGSSPVISITGNNAAGTNVTNFTISNTNSTGGKGNGISASNTNNVNVVNDTIQNTNNAVTFSNVNGSSVRNSKISNASNYGVDVNCGMNYTNYVNKNNVVIDNNIILNTLGVRIGSTSGVSVTNNIIGNNSNGYGISGMSVFSSLMENNTIFNVKDGVNIAQWTKNNTINNNNISANRDGISVVNHATDVAGRETDTSSSITNNYVSGPNQYALFIGGNFQGNISGNTLQNSSINGVQITGKQAATNGLLNATFTNNIIGSSAIGISMENPNVQYLNFSGNNIQSNGYSIQYTQNYMNNGVVIMENNVLNNPQNFIVNSSMTNGYIQSIIDGANLGDTITFLSGTYNNIALTITQTVNLISQGATLMGTGSSPVISITGDNAAGTNVTNFTISNTNSTGGKGNGISASNTNNVNVVNDTIQNTNNAVLFTNVNNSSVRNSKISNASNYGVDVNCGMNYTNYVNKNNVVIDNNIILNTTGVRIGSTSGVSVTNNIIGNNSNGYGINGMSVFSSLIENNTIFNVKDGVNIAQWTKNNTINNNNITNANRDGISVVNHATDAAGRETDTSSSITNNHVSGSNQYALFIGGNFQGNISGNTLQNSSINGVQITGKPSATNGLLNATFTNNIIGSSAIGISMENPNVQYLNFSGNNIQSNGYSIQYTQNFRNNGVIIEENNILSNPQNFIVNSSMTNGYIQSIIDSANLGDTITFLSGTYNNIALTITKAVNMVGNGAILNGAGNDSVLTVLGDSASGTSITGFTIANGTGHYGVCLNSANNVTVANNTITGNMVGVDLFNSANNTITNNKVTGNSWSGICLDTSNGNVLVNNNVSSNQEGVFMANSAQNTISSNVVSGNAYSGISDISGTHNTIQGNTLQSNVWNGMLIQRSTDDVVSGNTLQNNTWSSITIDGSTASDITGNSVSGSQEGIFVANGATGNLIGQNTINNIAYTGISVLSGSNNNTISANQENNSGSNGIFIQNSNQNTVKGNTVQNNGWSGVCLDQASNTSVTMNNIENNPEQGIAVGGSNNTFNSNYWSDWNTTYPRPIDGNNNIYDNNPQLTPY encoded by the coding sequence ATGATTTTAGCCGTTACAACCGGCGTTGCATTTTCAGAACCAGTTGCCGCCGCCAGTTATGATGTTAATTCAAGCATGAGTAATGCTCAAATCCAAAACATCATTGACAACGCAGGTCTAGGAGACACCATTAATTTCCTTTCAGGTATTTACAGCAACATATCTTTAACTATTACCTATGCTGTGAACTTAATAAGCCAGGGAGCAACCCTAATGGGTACAGGTTCTTCTCCAGTAATCAGTATTACAGGGAATAATGCAGCTGGAACCAACGTGACTAATTTCACTATCAGTAACACAAACAGTACTGGTGGTAAAGGTAATGGTATCAGTGCATCCAACACCAATAATGTAAACGTGGTGAACGATACCATCCAGAACACTAACAATGCGGTTACTTTCAGCAATGTGAACGGAAGTTCGGTGCGAAATAGTAAAATCAGTAACGCAAGTAATTACGGTGTTGATGTGAATTGTGGTATGAATTATACCAACTATGTCAACAAAAACAACGTGGTAATTGACAACAACATAATACTCAATACCCTTGGTGTTAGAATTGGAAGCACTTCCGGAGTTAGTGTTACAAACAATATAATAGGTAACAACTCTAATGGATACGGAATTAGTGGTATGAGTGTTTTCAGCAGTCTTATGGAAAATAACACCATATTCAATGTTAAGGATGGTGTGAATATAGCCCAATGGACTAAAAACAACACCATTAATAACAACAACATATCTGCAAATAGAGATGGTATTTCTGTAGTGAACCATGCTACTGATGTGGCTGGTCGTGAAACTGATACTTCAAGTTCTATCACCAACAACTACGTGAGTGGGCCTAATCAGTATGCCCTGTTCATTGGTGGAAATTTCCAGGGTAATATATCTGGTAACACATTGCAGAATAGTTCTATAAATGGTGTCCAGATAACAGGTAAACAAGCTGCTACTAATGGTTTGTTAAACGCTACATTTACCAATAACATCATTGGTAGTTCAGCTATTGGTATTTCAATGGAAAATCCAAATGTTCAGTACTTGAACTTCTCTGGTAACAACATCCAGAGTAACGGTTACAGTATCCAGTACACCCAGAACTATATGAATAATGGTGTGGTTATTATGGAGAATAATGTTTTGAATAATCCTCAAAACTTCATAGTAAACTCATCCATGACCAATGGCTATATCCAATCCATCATTGACGGAGCTAACCTTGGAGACACCATAACTTTCTTATCCGGTACTTACAATAACATTGCATTGACCATCACTCAGACTGTGAACCTGATAAGCCAGGGAGCAACCTTAATGGGTACTGGTTCTTCTCCAGTAATCAGTATTACAGGGGATAACGCTGCTGGAACCAATGTGACTAATTTCACTATCAGTAACACAAACAGTACTGGTGGTAAAGGTAATGGTATCAGTGCATCCAACACCAATAATGTAAACGTGGTGAACGACACCATCCAGAACACTAACAATGCGGTTCTTTTCACTAACGTGAACAATAGTTCGGTGCGAAATAGTAAAATCAGTAACGCAAGTAATTACGGTGTTGATGTGAATTGTGGTATGAATTATACCAACTACGTCAACAAAAACAACGTGGTAATTGACAACAACATAATACTCAATACCACTGGTGTTAGAATTGGAAGCACTTCCGGAGTTAGTGTAACCAATAACATAATAGGTAACAACTCCAATGGGTATGGGATTAATGGTATGAGTGTTTTCAGTAGTCTTATAGAGAATAACACTATCTTTAATGTTAAGGATGGTGTGAATATTGCTCAATGGACTAAAAACAACACCATTAATAACAACAACATAACCAATGCAAACCGTGATGGTATTTCTGTAGTGAACCACGCCACTGATGCAGCTGGTCGTGAAACTGATACCTCAAGTTCTATTACCAACAACCATGTGAGTGGATCTAATCAGTATGCTTTGTTCATTGGTGGAAATTTCCAGGGTAATATATCTGGTAACACATTGCAGAATAGTTCTATAAATGGTGTCCAGATAACGGGTAAACCATCTGCTACTAATGGTTTGTTAAACGCTACATTTACCAATAACATCATTGGTAGTTCAGCTATTGGTATTTCAATGGAGAACCCAAATGTCCAGTACTTGAACTTCTCTGGTAACAACATCCAGAGTAACGGTTACAGTATCCAGTACACCCAGAACTTCCGGAACAATGGAGTGATTATTGAAGAAAACAATATCCTGAGCAATCCTCAAAACTTCATAGTAAACTCATCCATGACCAATGGCTATATCCAATCCATCATTGACAGTGCTAACCTAGGAGACACCATAACTTTCCTATCAGGTACTTACAATAACATTGCATTGACTATTACCAAAGCTGTGAATATGGTGGGTAATGGTGCTATTTTGAATGGTGCTGGAAATGATTCAGTCCTCACTGTATTGGGTGATAGTGCTTCTGGAACCAGTATAACCGGTTTCACCATTGCTAATGGTACTGGTCATTATGGTGTTTGTTTGAATTCTGCTAACAACGTAACAGTTGCCAATAACACCATTACTGGTAATATGGTTGGTGTGGACCTGTTTAATTCTGCAAACAATACTATAACCAACAACAAGGTTACTGGTAACAGCTGGAGTGGTATCTGTCTGGATACCAGTAATGGTAACGTTCTGGTTAACAACAATGTGAGCAGTAATCAGGAGGGTGTGTTCATGGCTAACAGTGCTCAGAACACTATTAGCAGTAATGTTGTATCTGGTAATGCTTACTCTGGAATTTCAGACATCAGCGGTACTCATAACACCATCCAGGGAAACACATTACAGTCCAATGTATGGAACGGAATGCTCATCCAGAGAAGCACAGATGATGTGGTCTCCGGAAATACACTGCAAAACAATACCTGGAGTTCAATAACCATTGATGGTTCTACTGCTTCTGATATCACTGGTAACAGTGTTAGTGGTAGTCAGGAGGGTATTTTTGTTGCTAATGGGGCTACTGGTAACTTAATTGGCCAGAACACCATAAACAACATTGCATATACTGGTATAAGTGTATTGAGTGGTTCTAACAACAACACGATCTCTGCTAATCAGGAAAATAACAGTGGATCCAATGGAATATTCATCCAAAACAGCAACCAGAACACGGTGAAAGGGAATACTGTGCAGAATAATGGTTGGAGTGGAGTATGTCTTGATCAGGCAAGTAACACCAGTGTAACAATGAACAACATTGAAAACAACCCTGAACAGGGAATTGCGGTTGGTGGAAGTAATAATACATTCAACAGTAACTACTGGAGTGACTGGAACACCACTTACCCTCGACCAATAGATGGTAACAACAACATCTACGACAACAACCCACAACTAACACCATACTAA